A part of Methanomassiliicoccaceae archaeon genomic DNA contains:
- a CDS encoding cation:proton antiporter: MDEVAFLTIMALMLVLASVASILFSKLRMPAIIGYLAAGIIIANFWGIPEGESETIIELLSNIGLVLLMFAIGMELNLKKLKQSGAFTIMVAAVQLPLMVLCGYIAGFILGWNMVESVFLGAVISGSSTAVVTAVLRANKKISKDTADTVILVTVMEDIGQVIILTMASPLLVGQSPTASGMLGLVAGIVIFMVAAIVLGLLVLPRFLNWVSKRFSREIILITALGLCFSLALLSTYVGLSMAIGAFIMGLIASQCKDAHMIERDIEPMKNTFMAIFFIDVGLKIHLADVGSSIMLAIFIFLVFVISKTVTVVFAYFIGNKDFKTSLVSAMSLLAMGEFAFIISKTALDAGAVDNGFYTAVVLAALMSMILMPLFATHSTNAYDILKKVVPKPVVGGIERMETARSDFYSRIVFSTKSAKRVRNRFVVVYVCALIIAVVEILFFAYGSIITELLMSHLNTSLRISNIIVLSLNLVALIPATGGVVLSLKVIDRMLIEGGKRKRGYYIEDDSDARSAYSRFIEISNILMVMAIAFVIMLIVPNPLPLLDHLVIMITGLVIILFVYIYKYARKS, encoded by the coding sequence ATGGACGAAGTGGCATTTCTGACGATAATGGCGCTGATGCTGGTGCTCGCCAGTGTAGCGTCCATCCTCTTCAGCAAACTAAGGATGCCCGCCATTATCGGATATCTTGCTGCCGGTATAATCATCGCAAACTTCTGGGGGATTCCCGAGGGAGAGAGCGAAACCATCATCGAGTTGCTATCTAACATCGGCCTGGTTCTGTTGATGTTCGCCATAGGGATGGAACTCAACCTGAAGAAACTGAAGCAGAGCGGTGCTTTCACGATAATGGTCGCCGCCGTACAGCTTCCGCTTATGGTCCTGTGCGGATACATTGCCGGATTTATACTGGGCTGGAACATGGTCGAGTCCGTTTTCCTCGGTGCGGTCATATCCGGTTCATCGACGGCTGTCGTAACCGCTGTCCTGAGGGCCAACAAAAAGATTTCGAAAGATACCGCCGATACCGTCATCCTTGTGACCGTCATGGAGGATATCGGTCAGGTAATCATACTCACAATGGCATCTCCGCTCTTGGTCGGCCAATCTCCGACAGCATCCGGTATGTTGGGACTTGTTGCCGGAATAGTCATTTTCATGGTCGCGGCCATTGTACTGGGACTTCTTGTACTTCCGCGCTTTTTGAACTGGGTGAGCAAACGCTTCAGCCGCGAGATCATCCTGATCACCGCCCTCGGCCTGTGTTTCAGCCTGGCCCTTCTTTCGACATATGTGGGCCTATCCATGGCGATTGGCGCATTCATAATGGGGCTCATCGCATCTCAATGCAAGGACGCGCATATGATAGAGCGCGACATCGAACCCATGAAGAATACCTTCATGGCCATCTTCTTTATAGACGTAGGTCTGAAGATCCATCTGGCAGACGTCGGCTCCAGCATAATGCTTGCCATATTCATTTTCCTTGTTTTCGTCATATCTAAGACCGTAACGGTCGTATTTGCATACTTTATCGGGAATAAAGATTTCAAGACCTCGCTGGTGTCCGCTATGAGCCTGCTCGCTATGGGTGAATTCGCATTCATCATATCAAAAACGGCGCTGGATGCCGGCGCTGTGGATAACGGGTTCTATACTGCGGTTGTCCTTGCCGCGCTGATGTCTATGATATTAATGCCGCTTTTCGCGACTCACAGCACCAACGCATATGACATTTTGAAGAAAGTGGTTCCGAAGCCTGTCGTCGGCGGAATAGAGCGTATGGAAACGGCAAGGTCGGATTTCTACTCCAGGATCGTCTTCTCCACCAAGTCGGCCAAACGCGTCAGGAATAGATTTGTGGTCGTTTACGTCTGCGCACTGATAATTGCAGTGGTGGAAATATTATTCTTTGCCTACGGCTCCATCATCACAGAACTCCTGATGTCTCATCTGAACACCAGCCTCAGGATATCCAACATAATTGTACTGTCTCTCAACCTGGTGGCCCTTATTCCAGCCACTGGCGGCGTGGTGCTGAGCCTGAAGGTCATCGACAGGATGCTCATCGAAGGAGGCAAGCGCAAGCGCGGATATTATATAGAAGACGATTCCGACGCGCGTTCTGCTTACTCGCGCTTCATAGAGATCAGCAACATCCTGATGGTGATGGCAATAGCATTCGTCATCATGCTGATCGTGCCCAACCCGTTGCCGTTGCTGGACCACTTGGTCATAATGATCACCGGCCTTGTCATAATTTTGTTCGTGTACATTTACAAGTATGCGAGAAAATCATGA
- a CDS encoding ABC-F family ATP-binding cassette domain-containing protein produces the protein MLLKAQSVTKSFGPMKVLKDVSLQINDGDSIGLIGVNGAGKTTFLRILLGDIKPDTGELTRNTSKIGYLPQFAESSSDVTVREVLGRPYGHVERIRDRMSKIEEKMATGGDIDWNAAAEEYSKLESDLKSSAADDERKIVAAIEKVGLPDDVMDRTMDALSGGERTKVMLTRVLVQAEECDLLILDEPTSHLDIGTVEFLEDFLLKSGCALVVISHDRYFLDKIVTRVSEISHGNSREYKGNYSDFVLKKTIDLDRMEKEYRKYSSQKRTQEEIAEEMHRDMWFAAVHKTREKIISKMEVKEKPEEDQSITVRIQTAQKSGKNMITARNLSVDMGGRTIIKDIELDIMRGERIGVFGANGEGKSTLVKALIGEIPSKGDLWIAPGAKIGYYSQNHEGLDLRLTAEEQILQAIGTDKRAEARGMLARLLLKGEEVDRPMSTLSGGQRARVALSMLLLKETNLLILDEPTNYLDIPSRHAVESALNEYGGTLIAVTHDRYFLDSVCTSTIEVKDGKINRSAGTYSERKGVKNIREIVMDADEYRVLSPFKNWTIGRKYTKGERVLIAPAELESFQWAIDQEKIKKTGGSQRKKIMVGNDENKQ, from the coding sequence ATGCTCTTGAAAGCACAGTCTGTCACCAAATCCTTCGGCCCCATGAAAGTGCTGAAAGATGTAAGTCTTCAGATCAATGACGGCGACAGCATAGGGCTGATAGGGGTCAACGGTGCCGGAAAGACCACATTCCTCAGGATACTTCTGGGAGACATCAAACCCGATACCGGCGAGCTGACGAGGAACACCAGCAAGATCGGTTATCTCCCTCAATTCGCAGAATCTTCCTCCGATGTAACGGTGAGGGAGGTCCTGGGCAGGCCTTACGGGCATGTGGAACGAATCAGGGACAGGATGTCCAAGATCGAAGAGAAAATGGCGACAGGCGGAGATATAGACTGGAACGCGGCCGCCGAAGAATATTCCAAATTGGAATCAGACCTTAAAAGCTCCGCGGCCGATGATGAAAGGAAGATCGTCGCCGCTATCGAAAAGGTAGGACTTCCGGATGATGTGATGGACCGCACCATGGATGCCCTTTCGGGAGGTGAGAGGACCAAGGTTATGCTCACCCGCGTCCTTGTACAGGCCGAAGAATGCGACCTGCTCATATTGGACGAGCCGACTTCGCACCTGGACATAGGCACTGTGGAGTTCCTTGAGGATTTCCTTCTAAAATCAGGATGTGCGCTGGTAGTGATCAGCCATGACAGATACTTTTTAGACAAAATCGTTACCCGCGTATCCGAAATCTCGCACGGGAACTCGCGCGAATACAAAGGCAACTATTCCGATTTCGTTTTGAAGAAGACGATCGACCTCGACCGCATGGAAAAGGAGTACCGCAAATATTCCAGCCAGAAACGTACTCAGGAAGAGATAGCCGAGGAGATGCACAGGGACATGTGGTTTGCCGCAGTCCACAAGACACGCGAGAAGATAATCTCCAAGATGGAAGTGAAGGAAAAACCGGAAGAAGACCAGTCCATAACTGTAAGGATACAGACCGCTCAGAAATCGGGAAAGAATATGATCACCGCACGGAACCTGTCTGTAGATATGGGCGGCAGGACCATAATCAAAGATATCGAACTGGATATAATGAGGGGAGAAAGGATAGGCGTATTCGGTGCGAACGGCGAAGGGAAAAGCACACTGGTCAAAGCACTTATAGGTGAAATACCCAGCAAAGGAGATCTGTGGATAGCGCCCGGCGCCAAGATCGGATATTATTCCCAGAACCACGAGGGGCTGGACCTGCGTCTCACCGCAGAGGAACAGATATTGCAGGCGATCGGTACGGATAAGCGCGCGGAAGCGCGCGGGATGCTTGCGCGTCTTTTGCTCAAAGGTGAGGAAGTGGACCGCCCGATGTCGACTCTCTCCGGCGGACAGAGGGCCCGCGTTGCGCTGTCAATGCTTCTCCTGAAGGAAACAAATCTTCTGATACTGGACGAGCCTACGAATTATCTGGATATACCGTCCAGACACGCAGTGGAATCCGCCCTCAACGAATATGGCGGGACCCTTATTGCCGTAACCCACGACCGTTATTTCCTCGACTCCGTATGTACCAGCACCATAGAGGTCAAAGATGGGAAGATAAACAGGTCTGCCGGGACCTACTCGGAACGTAAAGGTGTCAAAAACATCCGCGAGATAGTCATGGATGCGGACGAATACAGGGTGTTGTCGCCCTTCAAGAACTGGACCATTGGGCGGAAATACACCAAGGGGGAGAGGGTCCTTATCGCTCCCGCCGAGCTTGAGAGCTTCCAATGGGCCATCGACCAGGAAAAAATCAAAAAAACCGGGGGGAGTCAGAGGAAAAAAATCATGGTCGGCAACGATGAAAATAAACAATGA